Genomic window (Campylobacter concisus):
TATAAATTCGCTATAATCAGGCAAAAATTTTTAACTCTTAAGGATCATAATTGAACCCCAGTAGCGATAATTCGCTTTTAATGGTAATACTTGCCATTGTATTCATTTTACTAAATGCCTTTTTTGTTTTATCAGAATTTTCTCTTGTTAAAGTTCGTAAGTCTAGACTTGAAGAACTTATCAAAGAAAAAAAACCAAACGCTCAGCTTGCCTTTGAGATGTCAAACAAGCTTGATACTTATCTTAGTGCTACTCAGCTTGGTATCACACTAAGCTCACTTGCTCTTGGTTGGATCGGTGAGCCAGCAGTTGCAAGACTTATAGAAGCACCGCTTAAAAATTTCTTCAACTTTAGTGATATCTTAGTTCATACGGTTGGTTTTGCGATCGCATTTACGCTTATTACGTTACTTCACGTTGTAATGGGTGAGCTTGTGCCAAAGTCAGTTGCTATCGCAAAGGCCGAGACTTCAGTGTTAAAAATCGCTCGTCCACTTCACTTTTTCTGGGTGCTATTTTCGCCTGTAATTAAGCTTTTTGATATTTTAGCGACCATTGGACTTAAAATTTTAGGTATCCAGCCAGCTAAAGAGAATGAGCTAGCTCACTCTGAAGAAGAGATAAAAATCATCGTTGGTGAGAGCTTAAAGGGCGGCGTGCTTGATAGCTTTGAGACTGAGATCATTAAAAATGCAGTTGATTTTAGTGACACAGTCGCAAAAGAGATCATGACGCCAAGGCGTGATATGATCTGTATAAATAAACAAAAGAGTTTTGAAGAGAATTTGCAAGTCGTATTTGAGTCAAAATACACTCGCTTTCCTTATATAGACGGCTCAAAAGATATTATTTTGGGCATGATACACATTAGAGATATTTTGCAGCTCCACTTTAGCAAAGATAAAGAGAAGAGTTTTGACTCAATTGTTCGTAAATTTGTCATAGTGCCTGAGAGCCTTTCTATTTCAAAAGTGCTTGTAATGATGAATAAAGAGCAAATTTCAGCTGCACTTGTAGTCGATGAGTATGGCGGTACAGCCGGACTTCTTACGATGGAAGATATCATGGAAGAGGTGCTTGGTGATTTTAATGACGAGCACGATGAAGTTGATCAGCACTATAAAAAGATAAATGACAATATTTATGAATTTCAAGGCAGATATGATCTAGAGAGCGTAGAAGAGGTTCTTGGTATAAGCTTTGATGAAGAGACAGATCAAGTAACGATCGGTGGATATGTCTTCAACTTAATCGGTCGTTTGCCAGTAGTTGGGGACAAGATCGAGGATGAAAACTGCTACTACGAAGTAAGAAAGATGGATGGAGCCAGTATCTCACGTGTAAAAGTTAGAAAAAAGATAAAAAATGAAGAGGAGAGCATTCAGTCTTAAATTTATATATTTATGGCTTAAATAAGCCATGTTATGTAAATTTCTATCAATATTGTGATGCTATAGACTCAATTTTACCATTGCTTATCTCATTAAATTTTTGTTTCAGACAAGTATTCTAGTTGTAGTCAAACAAAATAAACTCATATAAATTTTTTCGAGTAGATATACAGCAGTAAAATTTAATCTTAAATTTTAAATATAGTTAATATAATTAAAAATTGTTTTTTACGAGGAGTAAAGATGAGAATAATAAATGTAAAAGATATAAGAGAAGTCGTTGCCAAGCTTTGCAAACAGGCCTGTTATGTTGTGACGCCAGATTTAAAGGCTGCTTTTACAAAGGCTCAAAGTAATGAAAGCTCGTCACTAGGCAAAGACATTTTGGGCAAAATTTTACAAAATGCTAAGCTTGCGGAAGAGGGCGTTGCGCCTATCTGCCAAGACACCGGTATGACGGTTGTTTTCGTGCAGATCGGCCAAGATGTGCATATTGAGGGTGGATATATTGAAGATGCGATAAATGAGGGCATTGCGGAAGGCTACATTGAGGGCTACCTAAGAAAGTCAGTTGTTGCTGAGCCACTTTTTGAGAGAAAAAATACCACAAATAACACTCCAGCTGTCATCCACACTAGAATCGTGCCAGGAGATAAGCTAAAGATAAAAGTAGCTCCAAAAGGTTTTGGTAGTGAGAATAAATCAGTTTTAAAAATGCTTGTACCAGCTGATGGCATAGAAGGTGTAAAAAAAGTCTTTTTAGAGGCCGTAAAATACGCTGGACCAAATGCCTGTCCTCCATTAACAATAGGCGTTGGCATAGGCGGTACGATGGATAAGGCAGCACTTTTGGCAAAAGAAGCGGCGGTTCGTTCGGTCGATAGTAAAAATTCTGATCCAAGATATGCCAAATTAGAAGATGAGCTACTAGAGCTTGCTTGCAAAACTGGTGTTGGTCCTCAAGGACTTGGTGGTGACACCACTGCTGTTAAAGTAAATGTCGAGTGGTATCCAACCCACATAGCAGGTCTTCCTGTTGCTATAAACATCAACTGTCACGCTGCACGCCACGCAGATGCCGAGCTTTAAGGAGAGAAAATGTCAGAAGTAAAAAGAATAACAGCACCATTTGATAAAGAGGTGGTAAAAAGCCTAAAAGCAGGCGACAATGTCCTAATATCAGGCACTATCATAGCAGCTCGTGACGCTGCACATAAGGCACTTACTGAAACATTGGCACGCGGCGAAAAACTACCAGTTGAACTAAAGGGTGAGACTATCTACTACGTCGGACCAACTCCAGCTAAGCCAAATCAAGCTATCGGCGCAGCAGGCCCAACAACAAGTGGTAGAATGGATAAATACACCCCAACTATGATAAATGAAGTTGGTATAAATGGTATGATCGGTAAAGGCTACAGGAGTGACGCAGTAGTCGAAGCTATGAAAAAATCATGCTGTGTTTATATGGTTGCTATCGGTGGTATCGGAGCGCTCATTAGCCAAAGTATCAAAAAATATGAAGTGCTAGCTTATCCAGAACTAGGACCAGAGGCAGTTGCTAGGCTTACAGTTGAGGATTTCCCAGCAATAGTTGCCATTGACTGCGAGGGCAATAACTTCTACGAAGTTGGCCAAGCTCCTTACAAAAAGATATAAATTTATCCCGCTAGCAAGCTAGCTAGCGGACTTTAATAATATCCAAGACACATCGTTTCAGTTAATTTTATGCGTTTTTCAAATGGAGCAGGTGAGAAAAATTTACACTTTTCAATGTAAATTCTATAAGAATAGCTAAGATTAAAATCATCATAAAATTTCTTCAAGTCTATAAATTTGATGCCGCAAATCTCATGAAATTTAAAGAGCTCGTAGATCTTAGAGCCATTTTTTGCTACAAGATGAGAAGGAGCAAGCGAGGTAAAAGAACAAAATACGCCTGTTGGAATAAGGCCATTTAAAGGCGTACAGGTTTTTATAGTGTTTTGAAATTTGACTGGAATGCTATTTTTTCTAAGAAAAACTATTCTTGAGTTTTCAAATTTAGCACTTATGACGTTTTTCCAAAAAAGATAAGCATTTGATGAGATGCCAGCATTTTTAGCCAACTCAGCACCGAGCACATAATCATCTAAAAACTCATTTGGTGCGAGTATATTTTGCATCTTCATCCTTTTGAAATTTTGTCCATTATAGCTTTTAGAGACTAAAAATTTAGAAAATTTATAGTAGGATTTTAAAAAATTTCAAAAGGAGAAAATATGAAAAAACAAATCTCAACAAAAAATGCTCCACAAGCGATTGGGCCATATTCTCAAGCTATTAGCTCAAATGGATTTTTATTTATCTCAGGTCAGCTTGGTGTCACACCAGCGGGTGAGTTTGCAAGTAGTAGCGTAGAAGCTCAAGCTGAGCAATCTCTTGAAAATTTAAAAAATATCTTGGCTGAGGCAGGGCTTACTTTTGATAATGCTGTAAAGACCACAATATTTCTAGCAGATATGGGAGATTTTGCTAAAGTAAATACTGTGTATGCTAAATTTTTTAAAGAGCCTTATCCTACTAGAAGTACAGTAGCCGTTAAGACTTTGCCAAAAGATGCACTTGTGGAAATAGAGCTTATCGCGGCTTATTAATAGATATTGTGTAAAATTTATATAATCTAATGTTTAATATAATGGAGAGCAAAAACTCTCCAAATTTATATTTCAAAAACTAAACCCTTAAACCTATAATAAAAATACATACTTTAAAATTTTTAAGCGCCTAACAATTTTTTCTAAAATTCCCTAAATATTTCAACTATCTTTAAGTATTGCTCGTATATAATTCCAGCTCACGAAACGAGAAACCACCTTTA
Coding sequences:
- a CDS encoding fumarate hydratase; translated protein: MRIINVKDIREVVAKLCKQACYVVTPDLKAAFTKAQSNESSSLGKDILGKILQNAKLAEEGVAPICQDTGMTVVFVQIGQDVHIEGGYIEDAINEGIAEGYIEGYLRKSVVAEPLFERKNTTNNTPAVIHTRIVPGDKLKIKVAPKGFGSENKSVLKMLVPADGIEGVKKVFLEAVKYAGPNACPPLTIGVGIGGTMDKAALLAKEAAVRSVDSKNSDPRYAKLEDELLELACKTGVGPQGLGGDTTAVKVNVEWYPTHIAGLPVAININCHAARHADAEL
- a CDS encoding RidA family protein codes for the protein MKKQISTKNAPQAIGPYSQAISSNGFLFISGQLGVTPAGEFASSSVEAQAEQSLENLKNILAEAGLTFDNAVKTTIFLADMGDFAKVNTVYAKFFKEPYPTRSTVAVKTLPKDALVEIELIAAY
- a CDS encoding hemolysin family protein, with the translated sequence MVILAIVFILLNAFFVLSEFSLVKVRKSRLEELIKEKKPNAQLAFEMSNKLDTYLSATQLGITLSSLALGWIGEPAVARLIEAPLKNFFNFSDILVHTVGFAIAFTLITLLHVVMGELVPKSVAIAKAETSVLKIARPLHFFWVLFSPVIKLFDILATIGLKILGIQPAKENELAHSEEEIKIIVGESLKGGVLDSFETEIIKNAVDFSDTVAKEIMTPRRDMICINKQKSFEENLQVVFESKYTRFPYIDGSKDIILGMIHIRDILQLHFSKDKEKSFDSIVRKFVIVPESLSISKVLVMMNKEQISAALVVDEYGGTAGLLTMEDIMEEVLGDFNDEHDEVDQHYKKINDNIYEFQGRYDLESVEEVLGISFDEETDQVTIGGYVFNLIGRLPVVGDKIEDENCYYEVRKMDGASISRVKVRKKIKNEEESIQS
- a CDS encoding Fe-S-containing hydro-lyase; translated protein: MSEVKRITAPFDKEVVKSLKAGDNVLISGTIIAARDAAHKALTETLARGEKLPVELKGETIYYVGPTPAKPNQAIGAAGPTTSGRMDKYTPTMINEVGINGMIGKGYRSDAVVEAMKKSCCVYMVAIGGIGALISQSIKKYEVLAYPELGPEAVARLTVEDFPAIVAIDCEGNNFYEVGQAPYKKI